A genomic stretch from Sebastes fasciatus isolate fSebFas1 chromosome 23, fSebFas1.pri, whole genome shotgun sequence includes:
- the LOC141762305 gene encoding THAP domain-containing protein 5-like isoform X2, which produces MRREEWSPSRHQYLCSEHFTEDCFDIRWGIRYLKNTAVPTVFPSIEDDEEKKVTPIKRSPKAKPRTLDIEPTGFDSPLSKRPLILSRTCKKVQSSTTNSTEMIFEPPLVSLDTGVTCHSDLLEVRTAACELPGDGGTPTVSCLVLSPRDELHPEEQADSIVTVLCCESLGPFSDGRENVDALQAALGQAFSFVPVETVKDKACFSEERGPCGGEHICFYEHSYCRPDTDNDQLWRKILSLHSKILELDRREESTVAKIHALETEVARLKRDGAVFKEKQNILEDYISSMLL; this is translated from the exons ATGAGACGGGAGGAGTGGTCCCCGAGTCGACATCAGTATCTCTGCAGCGAGCATTTTACAGAGGACTGCTTTGATATTCGATGGGGCATCCGCTACCTGAAGAACACGGCCGTCCCAACCGTATTTCCTTCCATTGAGGAT GatgaagagaaaaaagttacacCCATTAAAAGAAGCCCCAAGGCCAAACCCAGGACTTTGGACATTGAGCCCACAGGATTTGACTCTCCTCTCAGCAAGAGGCCACTCATTTTGAGCAGAACATGCAAAAAGGTCCAGTCAAGTACGACAAACAGCACAGAGATGATATTTGAACCACCTCTGGTGTCGCTGGACACTGGCGTCACCTGTCATTCAGATCTCTTAGAGGTACGGACTGCTGCTTGTGAGTTACCAGGTGACGGTGGAACGCCAACAGTATCCTGCCTCGTACTGTCCCCACGCGATGAGCTGCATCCTGAAGAGCAGGCCGACTCGATTGTGACTGTGTTGTGCTGCGAGTCTCTCGGCCCTTTCTCGGATGGACGGGAAAATGTGGATGCCCTCCAAGCGGCGCTGGGCCAGGCTTTTAGCTTCGTCCCCGTGGAAACGGTCAAAGACAAAGCCTGCTTTTCGGAGGAGAGGGGACCCTGCGGGGGAGAGCACATTTGCTTTTACGAGCACTCGTACTGCAGGCCGGACACGGACAACGATCAGCTTTGGCGCAAGATCTTGAGTTTGCACTCGAAGATCTTGGAGCTGGATCGCAGGGAGGAGAGCACCGTGGCCAAAATCCATGCTCTGGAGACTGAGGTAGCCCGCCTGAAGAGAGACGGCGCTGTTTTTAAAGAGAAGCAGAACATTTTAGAAGATTATatatcctccatgctgctctga
- the LOC141762305 gene encoding THAP domain-containing protein 5-like isoform X1 — protein MPRYCAVKVCCNRGGTASKQENKRVSFYPFPLQDKSRLQKWVDNMRREEWSPSRHQYLCSEHFTEDCFDIRWGIRYLKNTAVPTVFPSIEDDEEKKVTPIKRSPKAKPRTLDIEPTGFDSPLSKRPLILSRTCKKVQSSTTNSTEMIFEPPLVSLDTGVTCHSDLLEVRTAACELPGDGGTPTVSCLVLSPRDELHPEEQADSIVTVLCCESLGPFSDGRENVDALQAALGQAFSFVPVETVKDKACFSEERGPCGGEHICFYEHSYCRPDTDNDQLWRKILSLHSKILELDRREESTVAKIHALETEVARLKRDGAVFKEKQNILEDYISSMLL, from the exons ATGCCCCGGTACTGCGCTGTGAAAGTGTGCTGTAACCGCGGAGGAACTGCGTCTaaacaagaaaacaagagaGTCAGCTTCTACCC GTTTCCCTTGCAAGACAAGTCCAGGCTTCAGAAATGGGTGGACAACATGAGACGGGAGGAGTGGTCCCCGAGTCGACATCAGTATCTCTGCAGCGAGCATTTTACAGAGGACTGCTTTGATATTCGATGGGGCATCCGCTACCTGAAGAACACGGCCGTCCCAACCGTATTTCCTTCCATTGAGGAT GatgaagagaaaaaagttacacCCATTAAAAGAAGCCCCAAGGCCAAACCCAGGACTTTGGACATTGAGCCCACAGGATTTGACTCTCCTCTCAGCAAGAGGCCACTCATTTTGAGCAGAACATGCAAAAAGGTCCAGTCAAGTACGACAAACAGCACAGAGATGATATTTGAACCACCTCTGGTGTCGCTGGACACTGGCGTCACCTGTCATTCAGATCTCTTAGAGGTACGGACTGCTGCTTGTGAGTTACCAGGTGACGGTGGAACGCCAACAGTATCCTGCCTCGTACTGTCCCCACGCGATGAGCTGCATCCTGAAGAGCAGGCCGACTCGATTGTGACTGTGTTGTGCTGCGAGTCTCTCGGCCCTTTCTCGGATGGACGGGAAAATGTGGATGCCCTCCAAGCGGCGCTGGGCCAGGCTTTTAGCTTCGTCCCCGTGGAAACGGTCAAAGACAAAGCCTGCTTTTCGGAGGAGAGGGGACCCTGCGGGGGAGAGCACATTTGCTTTTACGAGCACTCGTACTGCAGGCCGGACACGGACAACGATCAGCTTTGGCGCAAGATCTTGAGTTTGCACTCGAAGATCTTGGAGCTGGATCGCAGGGAGGAGAGCACCGTGGCCAAAATCCATGCTCTGGAGACTGAGGTAGCCCGCCTGAAGAGAGACGGCGCTGTTTTTAAAGAGAAGCAGAACATTTTAGAAGATTATatatcctccatgctgctctga